In Amycolatopsis solani, a single window of DNA contains:
- the folP gene encoding dihydropteroate synthase, whose amino-acid sequence MPIHDLVFRGRRLTSDHAMVMAIVNRTPDSFYDNGVTYEEDRARAAVGKAIENGAAVIDIGGVPASPGPEVTVAEEISRVVPTVEWIRAAFPDVVISVDTYRAEVADAVCRVGADLINDNWAAYEPEILDVAAEYGAGYICAHVDGLDPRTDPVKPQYDDVVAAVVKDTTELAERAIAKGVPREGIMIDPCIDFSKNTYQSLTILRNVDKLVATGWPVLMALSNKGVVGETLDVAMDDRVTGTLAATAHAAAQGAAMFRAHQVRETRHTVEMIASILGDRPPKNAVRWL is encoded by the coding sequence ATGCCCATCCACGACCTCGTCTTCCGGGGGAGACGGCTCACCAGCGACCACGCAATGGTGATGGCCATCGTCAACCGGACGCCGGACTCGTTCTACGACAACGGGGTGACGTACGAGGAAGACCGGGCGCGCGCGGCCGTCGGCAAGGCGATCGAGAACGGCGCCGCGGTGATCGACATCGGCGGCGTGCCCGCGAGCCCCGGCCCGGAGGTGACCGTCGCGGAGGAGATCAGCCGCGTCGTGCCGACCGTCGAGTGGATCCGCGCGGCGTTCCCGGACGTCGTGATCAGCGTCGACACCTACCGCGCCGAGGTCGCCGACGCCGTCTGCCGGGTCGGCGCGGACCTGATCAACGACAACTGGGCCGCCTACGAGCCGGAGATCCTCGACGTCGCGGCCGAGTACGGCGCCGGGTACATCTGCGCCCACGTCGACGGGCTCGACCCGCGCACCGACCCGGTGAAACCGCAGTACGACGACGTCGTCGCCGCGGTCGTGAAGGACACCACCGAGCTGGCCGAGCGGGCGATCGCGAAGGGCGTCCCGCGCGAGGGGATCATGATCGACCCCTGCATCGACTTCTCGAAGAACACCTACCAGTCGCTGACGATCCTGCGGAACGTCGACAAGCTGGTGGCCACCGGCTGGCCGGTGCTGATGGCGTTGTCCAACAAGGGAGTGGTGGGCGAGACGCTCGACGTCGCCATGGACGACCGGGTCACCGGCACGCTGGCGGCCACCGCGCACGCGGCGGCGCAGGGGGCCGCGATGTTCCGGGCGCACCAGGTCCGCGAGACGCGGCACACGGTCGAGATGATCGCCAGCATCCTCGGCGACCGCCCGCCGAAGAACGCGGTGCGGTGGCTGTGA
- a CDS encoding dihydrofolate reductase family protein, with translation MIRQIWPLEAGRELDTGDLEALYRFPDAAKWLVVNFVSSTDGAIAVGGRSRPLSTEPDRVVFKLGSDLADVVLLGAGTAVIEEFEGVHPGPETADRRRRHGLEPIPPIAIVTTGASLPPDAPVLTKAAVPTIVLTSERAPKDLRAAWRRAGAEVVVTGEDAVALDVAVAALTERGLKRIDCEGGPKLFASLAGAGLVDEFRLTVAPFLVAGTADRAAVGGAFDPLALELASVLTDGASLLTRYLVP, from the coding sequence GTGATCCGGCAGATCTGGCCGCTCGAAGCCGGTCGCGAGCTCGACACCGGCGACCTCGAAGCCCTCTACCGCTTCCCCGACGCCGCGAAGTGGCTGGTCGTCAACTTCGTGTCGAGCACGGACGGCGCGATCGCGGTCGGCGGCCGCTCGCGCCCGCTGTCCACCGAGCCCGACCGGGTCGTGTTCAAGCTGGGCAGCGACCTCGCCGACGTCGTCCTGCTCGGGGCGGGGACGGCGGTGATCGAGGAGTTCGAAGGGGTCCACCCGGGCCCGGAGACCGCGGACCGGCGCCGCCGCCACGGTCTGGAGCCGATCCCGCCGATCGCGATCGTGACGACCGGTGCGAGCCTGCCGCCGGACGCGCCGGTGCTGACGAAGGCGGCGGTGCCGACGATCGTCCTGACCAGCGAGCGGGCGCCGAAGGACTTGCGTGCCGCGTGGCGGCGCGCGGGGGCCGAGGTGGTCGTCACGGGGGAGGACGCGGTGGCGCTCGACGTCGCCGTGGCGGCCCTGACCGAACGCGGCCTGAAGCGGATCGACTGCGAAGGCGGGCCGAAGCTCTTCGCGTCCTTGGCCGGGGCGGGTCTGGTCGACGAGTTCCGGCTGACGGTCGCGCCGTTCCTCGTGGCGGGCACGGCGGACCGGGCGGCGGTCGGCGGCGCGTTCGACCCACTGGCGCTGGAGCTGGCCAGTGTCCTGACCGACGGCGCCAGCCTGCTGACCCGCTACCTGGTCCCGTAG
- a CDS encoding M14 family zinc carboxypeptidase → MASRSLSRLALAATGVLLTTLLGGTATAQPADTPVFWRVPATAAQAQALTEAGFDVEEGDAGAVHVVGGQGVANQLRARGFRPSFFDTVYKELPAQGNALAADTYYGGYRTVTAHENHLAQVASAHPDLATKYTIGQSWKKTKGQGGHDIQALCLTKKQTGDCTLSTTSAKPKFFLMAQIHARELSTGELAWRWIDYLADGYATDATAKSILDTTEVWVVPIANPDGVDIVASGGNSPKLQRKNADNSRGSCTGTNIGIDLNRNSTFKWGGDSNSACSETYQGVSAGSEPETQALEKLARAIFPDQRGTGNNDPAPATAKGTMITLHSYGNDIIIPWGFTQATSPNDAQYRKLGAKYAASNGYLVGTNEETVGYDTSGTTDDFTYGELGVASVTFEVGGSSGTCGGFLPRYTCVDSTFWPKNKGALIAAAKAAAAPYQQ, encoded by the coding sequence ATGGCGTCAAGGTCCTTGTCCCGGCTCGCCCTCGCGGCGACCGGGGTCCTGCTCACCACCCTGCTCGGCGGCACCGCCACCGCGCAGCCGGCGGACACGCCGGTCTTCTGGCGCGTGCCGGCCACCGCCGCCCAGGCGCAGGCGCTGACCGAAGCCGGCTTCGACGTCGAAGAAGGCGACGCGGGCGCGGTCCACGTCGTCGGCGGCCAGGGCGTCGCGAACCAGCTGCGGGCGCGCGGTTTCCGGCCGTCGTTCTTCGACACCGTCTACAAAGAACTCCCGGCGCAGGGCAACGCGCTGGCGGCCGACACCTACTACGGCGGGTACCGGACGGTCACCGCGCACGAAAACCACCTCGCGCAGGTGGCTTCCGCGCACCCCGACCTGGCCACGAAGTACACGATCGGCCAGTCGTGGAAGAAGACGAAGGGCCAGGGCGGCCACGACATCCAGGCGCTTTGCCTGACCAAGAAGCAGACCGGCGACTGCACGCTGTCGACGACGTCGGCCAAGCCGAAGTTCTTCCTGATGGCCCAGATCCACGCGCGCGAGCTGTCCACCGGCGAGCTCGCCTGGCGCTGGATCGACTACCTCGCCGACGGCTACGCGACCGACGCCACCGCGAAGTCCATTTTGGACACCACCGAGGTCTGGGTGGTGCCGATCGCCAACCCCGACGGCGTCGACATCGTCGCCTCCGGCGGGAACTCGCCCAAGCTGCAGCGCAAGAACGCCGACAACTCCCGCGGCAGCTGCACGGGCACGAACATCGGCATCGACCTCAACCGCAACTCCACGTTCAAGTGGGGCGGCGACTCCAATTCGGCGTGCTCGGAGACCTACCAGGGCGTGAGCGCGGGGTCCGAGCCGGAGACGCAGGCGCTGGAGAAGCTGGCCCGCGCGATCTTCCCGGACCAGCGCGGCACCGGGAACAACGACCCCGCGCCGGCCACCGCCAAGGGTACGATGATCACGTTGCACAGCTACGGCAACGACATCATCATCCCGTGGGGCTTCACCCAGGCCACCTCGCCGAACGACGCGCAGTACCGCAAGCTCGGCGCGAAGTACGCGGCGTCCAACGGCTACCTCGTCGGCACCAACGAGGAGACCGTCGGCTACGACACGAGCGGCACCACCGACGACTTCACCTACGGCGAACTCGGCGTCGCCAGCGTGACGTTCGAGGTCGGCGGCTCGAGCGGCACCTGCGGTGGGTTCCTGCCCCGCTACACCTGCGTCGACAGCACGTTCTGGCCGAAGAACAAGGGCGCGCTGATCGCCGCCGCGAAGGCCGCGGCGGCGCCATATCAGCAGTAG